One stretch of Carassius gibelio isolate Cgi1373 ecotype wild population from Czech Republic chromosome B1, carGib1.2-hapl.c, whole genome shotgun sequence DNA includes these proteins:
- the LOC127949196 gene encoding uncharacterized protein LOC127949196 isoform X2, with the protein MNATGKNGPVFIKTYSKRMRKVEPWFSPDLKKAAFSFSSTPSSDQSISEITHPKKRRVREPGSRAAKSKGMAAVKEKESDEENYRPSVSSRKKANAKPSVRTTAARTQTTKAKRNKQLIVFSSSEYEDDALMMKNEVRSKTSADECAGSKKVLDPPHLGRFVTQRKRPLATIQTKRISVVLHRTLDSSDEFLPSFSKNKRVASRRPSDMDIHDSKNQAALKNRKRSYKCVALAEVSFNDSDDQQLPSKRPLLSSTPSLVCRQLKNLPEPSISEISSLSFDEMHQPTENNNSLHSLKSVRVCEHTAQEKTSQQLPNPGISSGESVMERMEGEEEAVVEERTGDGERDQGKEGCAEAMPAQPSTSFGCVSPQSHTKSLTDELKKRCRTVDVTIKLKKTDVSDMVQSFSRKGEEKIASVCLESSVAATTQNSKTYGPTKAPCSESPYTCHRESATSPPYKETGNIILNSLVNNRTPRNAEAVVQNLSASFQLPPVSPPSSAAPSKTRPPAVPKERTGAGSGTGRKVCVSGLNVSRWSKRGTGEFNGKRKRKEGRKKAVSGDYSSCGSMLSAGADTCAGDSTWGWQQGTSGIGLAVTPLRMEQMNLSSILANFTPDTLTTHSWGRLKAALSLHKKKTAFPTPRRLVQSHLKSPGSRFPAENSLDLFGSPVCTPSRFTPSRMLRSTMNTPMISFDEDISDAEKVYQECQQSGPLSFSDCIPPSRMKHCNKIGEGTFGEVFSTINESNETVALKIIPVEGSQQVNGEHQKTFGEILHEIIISKELSSLNMKEFNKTDGFIGLNNLHCVRGCYPEALLKAWDKFDRLKGSENDRPDFFEDEQLFLILEFEFGGSDLENMNGKLSSMVQAKSVLHQVTAALAVAEQALCFEHRDLHWGNILVKNIKHKHNEFILNGTVHSIETRGVHVNVIDYSLSRLEIDGLTVSCDISNDEELFMGQGDYQFEIYRLMKKENNNCWSNYNPHSNVLWLHYLADKLLSIKYKSKAQSNQQRTLKSALKSFQSEILNYPSATEALMNCKLFQ; encoded by the exons ATGAATGCAACAGGAAAAAATGGGCCGGTGTTTATCAAGACGTACAGTAAACGAATGCGAAAGGTGGAGCCTTGGTTCTCCCCTGACCTGAAGAAAGCAGCTTTCTCTTTTTCAAGCACCCCCTCATCAGATCAGTCCATATCAGAAATCACACATCCCAAGAAACG GAGAGTAAGAGAACCAGGCTCCCGTGCTGCAAAGAGCAAAGGCATGGCTGCCGTAAAGGAGAAAGAGAGTGATGAGGAAAACTACAGGCCGTCTGTATCATCCAG AAAAAAGGCAAATGCAAAACCGTCAGTAAGGACAACAGCTGCGAGAACTCAAACAACAAAGGCAAAACGAAATAAACAATTAATCGTTTTCAGTAGCAGTGAATATGAGGATGACGCCTTGATGATGAAGAATGAAGTCCGTTCTAAAACATCTGCTGATGAATGTGCTGG TTCCAAGAAGGTATTAGACCCTCCCCATTTGGGGAGATTTGTTACACAACGCAAAAGACCACTGGCAACTATCCAAACTAAGAGGATT TCTGTTGTTCTTCACCGCACACTAGATTCCTCAGATGAGTTCCTCCCTTCATTCTCCAAAAATAAGCGTGTTGCAAGCAGAAGGCCATCTGACATGGATATACATGACTCAAAGAATCAAGCTGCTCTCAAGAACCGCAAACGCTCATACAAATGTGTGGCTCTGGCTGAGGTCTCTTTCAATGATAGCGATGACCAGCAGCTCCCAAGTAAACGTCCCCTGCTATCAAGCACCCCTTCCCTTGTCTGCAGACAGCTCAAAAACTTACCAGAGCCCTCCATCAGTGAGATCTCCTCCCTTAGCTTTGATGAAATGCACCAACctacagaaaacaacaacagcctTCATAGTTTGAAGAGTGTCAGAGTTTGTGAGCACACAGCACAGGAGAAGACAAGTCAACAGCTCCCAAACCCAGGCATCTCTTCTGGAGAGAGTGTGATGGAGCGGATGGAGGGAGAAGAGGAAGCGGTTGTGGAAGAACGAACCGGGGATGGAGAGAGGGATCAGGGAAAAGAAGGATGTGCAGAGGCCATGCCTGCACAGCCAAGCACAAGTTTTGGATGTGTGTCACCACAGTCACACACAAAATCTTTAACAGATGAGCTAAAAAAGAG GTGTCGCACAGTGGATGTAACCATTAAGCTCAAAAAAACAGATGTCTCAGACATGGTACAAAGCTTCAGCAGGAAAGGGGAAGAGAAGATTGCTTCAGTTTGTTTGGAGTCCTCTGTGgcagcaaccactcagaacagcaAAACCTAT GGGCCAACAAAAGCACCCTGCTCCGAGTCCCCATACACCTGTCACAGGGAAAGTGCCACCTCTCCACCTTATAAGGAGACAGGGAATATTATCCTAAACAGTCTAGTAAATAATAGGACTCCCCGTAATGCTGAAGCAGTTGTTCAAAATTTGTCAGCATCCTTCCAGCTACCTCCGGTCTCTCCACCTTCCTCTGCAGCTCCTAGCAAAACACGACCACCTGCTGTGCCTAAAGAACGCACAGGTGCTGGTTCTGGCACCGGTCGTAAAGTTTGCGTGAGTGGACTTAATGTCAGCCGCTGGTCAAAGAGGGGTACTGGAGAATTCAATGGAAAGCGCAAGAGaaaggaaggaagaaaaaaagCTGTATCAGGAGACTACAGTTCCTGTGGCAGCATGTTGTCTGCTGGAGCTGACACTTGTGCAGGG GACTCAACATGGGGCTGGCAGCAGGGCACCAGTGGGATTGGTCTGGCTGTGACACCTCTCAGAATGGAGCAAATGAATCTGTCTTCCATCCTGGCCAACTTCACTCCTGACACACTCACAACACACTCCTGGGGCCGACTAAAGGCAGCACTGTCCCTGCATAAGAAGAAAACTG CATTCCCCACCCCTCGACGCCTGGTTCAGTCTCATTTGAAGTCCCCGGGCTCTAGGTTTCCAGCTGAAAACAGTCTAGACTTGTTTGGTTCCCCTGTCTGCACACCATCCAGATTCACACCTTCACGTATGCTCCGGTCCACCATGAACACCCCCATG ATTTCATTTGACGAAGATATAAGTGATGCAGAAAAAGTGTATCAGGAATGTCAGCAGAGCGGCCCACTTTCCTTCAGTGACTGCATCCCTCCATCTCGCATGAAACACTGCAACAAGATCGGAGAAGGGACGTTTGGAGAGGTCTTCTCAACCATAAATGAGTCCAACGAGACTGTTGCTCTCAAA ATCATCCCAGTAGAAGGTAGTCAGCAGGTCAATGGTGAACACCAGAAAACATTTGGCGAAATCCTCCATGAAATCATCATTTCCAA GGAGCTGAGCAGCCTTAACATGAAGGAGTTTAACAAGACAGATGGTTTCATTGGGCTCAACAA TCTACATTGTGTTCGTGGATGCTATCCGGAAGCTCTGCTCAAAGCCTGGGACAAGTTTGACCGCCTGAAGGGATCTGAGAATGACAGACCTG ATTTCTTTGAAGACGAGCAGCTGTTTTTAATCCTGGAGTTTGAGTTTGGAGGGAGTGATCTAGAGAACATGAATGGAAAG CTATCGTCTATGGTCCAGGCCAAGAGTGTTCTACATCAAGTAACTGCAGCTTTGGCTGTAGCTGAGCAAGCACTGTGCTTTGAACACAG AGATCTTCATTGGGGAAACATCCTGGTGAAGAACATTAAGCACAAGCACAATGAGTTTATTCTGAATGGAACAGTGCATTCCATAGAGACACGAGGGGTTCACGTCAACGTTATCGACTACTCACTCTCACGCCTGGAGATTG atGGACTGACGGTGTCATGTGATATATCTAATGATGAGGAGTTGTTTATGGGTCAAGGAGATTATCAGTTTGAAATCTACCGTCTAATGAAGAAAGAAAACAA TAACTGCTGGTCCAACTATAATCCTCATTCTAACGTGTTGTGGCTGCACTATCTGGCTGATAAACTGTTGAGCATTAAATACAAGAGCAAAGCCCAGAGCAACCAGCAGAGGACATTGAAGAGCGCCCTCAAATCTTTCCAGTCGGAGATACTCAACTATCCGTCAGCTACAGAAGCTCTTATGAACTGCAAATTATTTCAGTGA
- the LOC127949196 gene encoding uncharacterized protein LOC127949196 isoform X1 codes for MNATGKNGPVFIKTYSKRMRKVEPWFSPDLKKAAFSFSSTPSSDQSISEITHPKKRRVREPGSRAAKSKGMAAVKEKESDEENYRPSVSSRKKANAKPSVRTTAARTQTTKAKRNKQLIVFSSSEYEDDALMMKNEVRSKTSADECAGSKKVLDPPHLGRFVTQRKRPLATIQTKRISVVLHRTLDSSDEFLPSFSKNKRVASRRPSDMDIHDSKNQAALKNRKRSYKCVALAEVSFNDSDDQQLPSKRPLLSSTPSLVCRQLKNLPEPSISEISSLSFDEMHQPTENNNSLHSLKSVRVCEHTAQEKTSQQLPNPGISSGESVMERMEGEEEAVVEERTGDGERDQGKEGCAEAMPAQPSTSFGCVSPQSHTKSLTDELKKRCRTVDVTIKLKKTDVSDMVQSFSRKGEEKIASVCLESSVAATTQNSKTYVTLSSSFSSISKSSLYISSSSSLSTSPFPGAVCSNQSLTGRLKAECLLSSLAVRIPRLDLGAYPSVHQGPTKAPCSESPYTCHRESATSPPYKETGNIILNSLVNNRTPRNAEAVVQNLSASFQLPPVSPPSSAAPSKTRPPAVPKERTGAGSGTGRKVCVSGLNVSRWSKRGTGEFNGKRKRKEGRKKAVSGDYSSCGSMLSAGADTCAGDSTWGWQQGTSGIGLAVTPLRMEQMNLSSILANFTPDTLTTHSWGRLKAALSLHKKKTAFPTPRRLVQSHLKSPGSRFPAENSLDLFGSPVCTPSRFTPSRMLRSTMNTPMISFDEDISDAEKVYQECQQSGPLSFSDCIPPSRMKHCNKIGEGTFGEVFSTINESNETVALKIIPVEGSQQVNGEHQKTFGEILHEIIISKELSSLNMKEFNKTDGFIGLNNLHCVRGCYPEALLKAWDKFDRLKGSENDRPDFFEDEQLFLILEFEFGGSDLENMNGKLSSMVQAKSVLHQVTAALAVAEQALCFEHRDLHWGNILVKNIKHKHNEFILNGTVHSIETRGVHVNVIDYSLSRLEIDGLTVSCDISNDEELFMGQGDYQFEIYRLMKKENNNCWSNYNPHSNVLWLHYLADKLLSIKYKSKAQSNQQRTLKSALKSFQSEILNYPSATEALMNCKLFQ; via the exons ATGAATGCAACAGGAAAAAATGGGCCGGTGTTTATCAAGACGTACAGTAAACGAATGCGAAAGGTGGAGCCTTGGTTCTCCCCTGACCTGAAGAAAGCAGCTTTCTCTTTTTCAAGCACCCCCTCATCAGATCAGTCCATATCAGAAATCACACATCCCAAGAAACG GAGAGTAAGAGAACCAGGCTCCCGTGCTGCAAAGAGCAAAGGCATGGCTGCCGTAAAGGAGAAAGAGAGTGATGAGGAAAACTACAGGCCGTCTGTATCATCCAG AAAAAAGGCAAATGCAAAACCGTCAGTAAGGACAACAGCTGCGAGAACTCAAACAACAAAGGCAAAACGAAATAAACAATTAATCGTTTTCAGTAGCAGTGAATATGAGGATGACGCCTTGATGATGAAGAATGAAGTCCGTTCTAAAACATCTGCTGATGAATGTGCTGG TTCCAAGAAGGTATTAGACCCTCCCCATTTGGGGAGATTTGTTACACAACGCAAAAGACCACTGGCAACTATCCAAACTAAGAGGATT TCTGTTGTTCTTCACCGCACACTAGATTCCTCAGATGAGTTCCTCCCTTCATTCTCCAAAAATAAGCGTGTTGCAAGCAGAAGGCCATCTGACATGGATATACATGACTCAAAGAATCAAGCTGCTCTCAAGAACCGCAAACGCTCATACAAATGTGTGGCTCTGGCTGAGGTCTCTTTCAATGATAGCGATGACCAGCAGCTCCCAAGTAAACGTCCCCTGCTATCAAGCACCCCTTCCCTTGTCTGCAGACAGCTCAAAAACTTACCAGAGCCCTCCATCAGTGAGATCTCCTCCCTTAGCTTTGATGAAATGCACCAACctacagaaaacaacaacagcctTCATAGTTTGAAGAGTGTCAGAGTTTGTGAGCACACAGCACAGGAGAAGACAAGTCAACAGCTCCCAAACCCAGGCATCTCTTCTGGAGAGAGTGTGATGGAGCGGATGGAGGGAGAAGAGGAAGCGGTTGTGGAAGAACGAACCGGGGATGGAGAGAGGGATCAGGGAAAAGAAGGATGTGCAGAGGCCATGCCTGCACAGCCAAGCACAAGTTTTGGATGTGTGTCACCACAGTCACACACAAAATCTTTAACAGATGAGCTAAAAAAGAG GTGTCGCACAGTGGATGTAACCATTAAGCTCAAAAAAACAGATGTCTCAGACATGGTACAAAGCTTCAGCAGGAAAGGGGAAGAGAAGATTGCTTCAGTTTGTTTGGAGTCCTCTGTGgcagcaaccactcagaacagcaAAACCTATGTAACCTTATCATCCAGCTTCTCTTCAATTTCCAAATCATCACTCTATATCTCCTCCTCAAGTTCTCTTTCCACTTCCCCTTTTCCTGGAGCAGTTTGCTCAAACCAGTCCCTCACTGGGCGTCTTAAAGCTGAATGTCTGTTATCTTCCCTTGCTGTCAGAATTCCACGTCTTGACTTGGGTGCATATCCTTCTGTCCACCAGGGGCCAACAAAAGCACCCTGCTCCGAGTCCCCATACACCTGTCACAGGGAAAGTGCCACCTCTCCACCTTATAAGGAGACAGGGAATATTATCCTAAACAGTCTAGTAAATAATAGGACTCCCCGTAATGCTGAAGCAGTTGTTCAAAATTTGTCAGCATCCTTCCAGCTACCTCCGGTCTCTCCACCTTCCTCTGCAGCTCCTAGCAAAACACGACCACCTGCTGTGCCTAAAGAACGCACAGGTGCTGGTTCTGGCACCGGTCGTAAAGTTTGCGTGAGTGGACTTAATGTCAGCCGCTGGTCAAAGAGGGGTACTGGAGAATTCAATGGAAAGCGCAAGAGaaaggaaggaagaaaaaaagCTGTATCAGGAGACTACAGTTCCTGTGGCAGCATGTTGTCTGCTGGAGCTGACACTTGTGCAGGG GACTCAACATGGGGCTGGCAGCAGGGCACCAGTGGGATTGGTCTGGCTGTGACACCTCTCAGAATGGAGCAAATGAATCTGTCTTCCATCCTGGCCAACTTCACTCCTGACACACTCACAACACACTCCTGGGGCCGACTAAAGGCAGCACTGTCCCTGCATAAGAAGAAAACTG CATTCCCCACCCCTCGACGCCTGGTTCAGTCTCATTTGAAGTCCCCGGGCTCTAGGTTTCCAGCTGAAAACAGTCTAGACTTGTTTGGTTCCCCTGTCTGCACACCATCCAGATTCACACCTTCACGTATGCTCCGGTCCACCATGAACACCCCCATG ATTTCATTTGACGAAGATATAAGTGATGCAGAAAAAGTGTATCAGGAATGTCAGCAGAGCGGCCCACTTTCCTTCAGTGACTGCATCCCTCCATCTCGCATGAAACACTGCAACAAGATCGGAGAAGGGACGTTTGGAGAGGTCTTCTCAACCATAAATGAGTCCAACGAGACTGTTGCTCTCAAA ATCATCCCAGTAGAAGGTAGTCAGCAGGTCAATGGTGAACACCAGAAAACATTTGGCGAAATCCTCCATGAAATCATCATTTCCAA GGAGCTGAGCAGCCTTAACATGAAGGAGTTTAACAAGACAGATGGTTTCATTGGGCTCAACAA TCTACATTGTGTTCGTGGATGCTATCCGGAAGCTCTGCTCAAAGCCTGGGACAAGTTTGACCGCCTGAAGGGATCTGAGAATGACAGACCTG ATTTCTTTGAAGACGAGCAGCTGTTTTTAATCCTGGAGTTTGAGTTTGGAGGGAGTGATCTAGAGAACATGAATGGAAAG CTATCGTCTATGGTCCAGGCCAAGAGTGTTCTACATCAAGTAACTGCAGCTTTGGCTGTAGCTGAGCAAGCACTGTGCTTTGAACACAG AGATCTTCATTGGGGAAACATCCTGGTGAAGAACATTAAGCACAAGCACAATGAGTTTATTCTGAATGGAACAGTGCATTCCATAGAGACACGAGGGGTTCACGTCAACGTTATCGACTACTCACTCTCACGCCTGGAGATTG atGGACTGACGGTGTCATGTGATATATCTAATGATGAGGAGTTGTTTATGGGTCAAGGAGATTATCAGTTTGAAATCTACCGTCTAATGAAGAAAGAAAACAA TAACTGCTGGTCCAACTATAATCCTCATTCTAACGTGTTGTGGCTGCACTATCTGGCTGATAAACTGTTGAGCATTAAATACAAGAGCAAAGCCCAGAGCAACCAGCAGAGGACATTGAAGAGCGCCCTCAAATCTTTCCAGTCGGAGATACTCAACTATCCGTCAGCTACAGAAGCTCTTATGAACTGCAAATTATTTCAGTGA